One part of the Vitis riparia cultivar Riparia Gloire de Montpellier isolate 1030 chromosome 6, EGFV_Vit.rip_1.0, whole genome shotgun sequence genome encodes these proteins:
- the LOC117917104 gene encoding transmembrane protein 45B-like: MASSMIGHFFPGLGFFLTGLWHLFNHIKLHVQNPKSFTIQSWFPAPKIRYLELLLVMIGSSYHMSAELFRHYRFDPDGTIPSPYLRNFEHASIGITFIIYSSSAIVLDFVAAKAKYGLTQLLAAVALGQQLLMFRLHSTDHAGLEGQYHLFLQILTLVSMATSLMAIGFPKSFILGFSRSLCIIFLGVWLMATGVMLWTPGFIPKGCSLLWDEGHQEARCHDDESLHRAKALINIEFSWYLIAIMIFSVSFYLFLVDAYGDKVKNLSWGKKEEKGEEHDHDDDDLGL, translated from the coding sequence ATGGCGAGTTCTATGATAGGGCATTTTTTTCCAGGGCTAGGGTTCTTTCTCACTGGGTTGTGGCACCTCTTTAATCACATCAAGCTCCATGTCCAAAACCCCAAATCCTTCACTATCCAATCATGGTTCCCCGCCCCAAAAATAAGGTACTTGGAGCTCCTTCTCGTCATGATAGGGAGCTCCTACCACATGTCCGCAGAACTCTTCCGGCACTATCGCTTTGATCCGGATGGCACCATCCCATCTCCCTATCTTCGTAACTTTGAGCACGCCTCCATCGGCATAACCTTCATCATTTACTCCTCTTCTGCCATTGTCCTTGATTTTGTTGCCGCTAAGGCTAAGTATGGCCTGACTCAGCTCCTTGCTGCCGTAGCCCTCGGCCAGCAGTTACTCATGTTTCGCCTTCACTCCACCGACCACGCCGGCCTGGAAGGACAATACCATTTGTTTCTGCAGATTCTCACACTTGTCTCCATGGCAACTAGTCTCATGGCAATAGGCTTTCCCAAGAGCTTTATACTTGGTTTTTCTAGGTCTCTTTGTATAATTTTCCTTGGGGTTTGGCTGATGGCCACAGGGGTTATGCTTTGGACTCCAGGCTTTATCCCTAAAGGGTGCTCTCTTCTCTGGGATGAGGGTCACCAGGAGGCTCGCTGCCATGATGATGAGTCGCTCCATCGTGCTAAAGCGCTGATAAACATAGAGTTCAGCTGGTATCTTATCGCTATCATGATATTTTCAGTGtccttttacttgtttttgGTTGACGCTTATGGAGACAAGGTCAAGAACTTGTCATGGgggaagaaagaagagaaaggaGAGGAACATGATCACGATGATGATGATCTTGGGTTGTAG
- the LOC117916189 gene encoding E3 ubiquitin-protein ligase BRE1-like 2 isoform X1, with protein sequence MENADSSEEPEKKRPHLNTLSSPMARNSSVSPDNRSVDATYLQYQNQKLVQQLEGQKHELHDLEDKIKELKDRQTSYDDMLITMNQLWSQLVDDLILLGVRAGGGQNAIQTLDHADHSRGLIPSCPAEEIFLCRLLETDSVESNGNDGIVKYVEEALALRHSSTLELMKSLEDTIDAQRVKTENIAQALHGKLSAEDAIIQLSKIDDLMKEEANNLREVIDALHLKHKEYVDGIQTYVHSHSVDQSEIKRLAGELEESMAELEESRRKLVNLKMQKDVASVVHTPVQGAVNGSLSPEKHADRTMGFRELKDSVEETKILAADRLSELHEAQEDNLILSKQLQDLQNELKDDKYVYSSRPYTLLNDQLQHWNAEAERYKLLTDSLQADRAQVVRREKELNAKSELADAARSVIENDSKIEELELQLQKCLIEKNDLEVKMKEALQDSGRKDIKAEFHVMASALSKEMGMMESQLNRWKETAHEALSLREQVQSLKALLNKKTNEQKCLADKCEEQMVEIKSLKALIEKLQKGKLELQIFVDMHGQESYDNRDLMEIKESEHKAHMQAEVLRNALDEHSLELRVKAANEAEAACQQRLSAAEAEIADLRAKLDASERDVLELKEAIRIKDVEAEAYISEIETIGQAYEDMQTQNQHLLQQVTERDDYNIKLVSESVKTKQMQSFLLSEKQALAKQLQQVNNALESLKMRIAQSEEQMKVCLAEALKYTQEDRHLAVSLETAKWELADAEKELKWLKSALASSEKEYEQIQRKKEEVQMELDNERSERLKLEEELKELNREIAEMSSESGEAAIQKLQDEIKDGKAILKCGVCFDRPKEVVIVKCYHLFCNPCIQRNLEIRHRKCPACGTAFGQNDVRFVKI encoded by the exons ATGGAAAACGCAGATTCGTCTGAAGAACCAGAGAAGAAGAGGCCTCATTTGAACACTCTGTCATCCCCCATGGCCCGAAACTCCAGTGTTTCTCCCGATAACCGAAGC GTTGATGCAACTTACCTCCAGTATCAGAATCAAAAACTTGTTCAGCAGTTAGAGGGGCAGAAGCATGAGCTGCATGACCTTGAAGacaaaatcaaagaattgaaaGACAGGCAAACGTCATATGATGACATGTTGATTACCATGAACCAACTCTGGAGTCAG TTGGTTGATGATTTAATCCTACTTGGAGTACGAGCGGGGGGAGGTCAAAATGCTATACAAACCTTGGACCATGCAGACCATTCTCGAG GTCTGATTCCATCATGTCCTGCTGAGGAGATATTTCTCTGTAGACTACTAGAAACAGATTCTGTTGAAAGCAATGGGAATGATGGAATTGTTAAATATGTTGAAGAAGCCCTTGCTTTGCGACATTCTTCTACTCTGGAGTTGATGAAATCCCTGGAAGATACCATTGATGCTCAGAGGGTCAAAACAGAAAACATAGCACAGGCTTTGCATGGAAAGCTATCTGCAGAAG ATGCTATCATCCAATTAAGTAAGATTGATGATTTGATGAAAGAGGAGGCTAACAATCTGCGTGAGGTTATTGATGCTCTTCACTTAAAGCATAAGGAATATGTTGATGGGATTCAAACTTATGTTCACAGCCATTCGGTGGACCAATCTGAAATTAAACGCCTTGCAG GTGAGCTGGAAGAGAGCATGGCAGAACTTGAAGAAAGTAGAAGAAAGCTAGTTAATCTGAAAATGCAAAAGGATGTAGCATCTGTGGTGCATACCCCAGTTCAGGGTGCTGTAAATGGAAGCTTGTCCCCTGAAAAGCATGCAGACAGGACAATGGGTTTCAGAGAATTGAAGGATTCAGTTGAGGAAACAAAG ATACTGGCAGCTGACCGTCTTTCTGAGCTCCATGAGGCACAGGAAGATAATCTAATCTTGTCCAAACAGTTGCAAGATCTACAG AATGAATTGAAGGATGACAAATATGTGTATTCATCTCGACCTTATACTTTACTCAATGATCAGCTCCAACATTGGAATGCTGAAGCAGAACGATACAAATTACTGACAGATTCTCTCCAG GCTGACAGGGCCCAGGTTGTGCGAAGGGAGAAAGAACTGAATGCTAAATCAGAATTGGCTGATGCTGCCAGGAGTGTCATTGAAAATGACTCTAAAATTGAAGAGCTAGAACTCCAGCTGCAGAAATGtcttattgaaaaaaatgatcttGAGGTTAAAATGAAAGAAGCTCTTCAAGATTCAG GTAGAAAAGATATTAAAGCAGAGTTCCATGTAATGGCCTCGGCCTTGTCTAAAGAAATGGGAATGATGGAATCTCAGTTGAATCGGTGGAAGGAGACAGCTCATGAAGCACTTTCATTACGGGAACAAGTCCAATCATTGAAAGCTTTGCTAAATAAAAAG ACAAATGAACAAAAGTGCTTAGCAGATAAATGTGAGGAACAGATGGTGGAAATCAAATCTCTGAAGGCACTG ATTGAGAAGTTGCAAAAGGGAAAATTGGAACTGCAGATCTTCGTGGATATGCATGGACAAGAAAGTTATGATAACAG GGACTTGATGGAAATCAAAGAATCAGAACATAAAGCTCACATGCAAGCTGAAGTTTTGAGAAATGCTCTAGATGAACACAGTCTGGAACTGCGAGTGAAGGCTGCTAATGAAGCTGAGGCTGCTTGCCAACAAAGGCTTTCTGCTGCCGAAGCAGAAATAGCTGATTTAAGAGCCAAACTGGATGCTTCTGAGAG GGATGTTTTGGAGCTTAAGGAGGCCATTAGAATTAAAGATGTGGAAGCAGAAGCTTATATTTCGGAAATTGAG actATTGGTCAAGCATATGAAGATATGCAGACACAAAACCAACATCTGCTGCAGCAGGTGACTGAGAGGGATGATTACAATATCAAG CTGGTTTCTGAGAGTGTGAAGACAAAGCAAATGCAGAGTTTTCTACTCTCGGAGAAGCAGGCTTTAGCTAAGCAGCTTCAACAAGTCAACAATGCACTAGAATCTTTAAAAATGAGGATTGCCCAGAGCGAAGAGCAG ATGAAAGTTTGTCTGGCAGAGGCTTTAAAATATACTCAAGAAGACAGACACCTTGCAGTCAGCCTGGAAACCGCAAAGTGGGAATTGGCTGATGCTGAGAAGGAATTGAAGTGGCTGAAATCTGCTCTTGCTTCTTCCGAGAAGGAATATGAGCAGATCCAGCGGAAAAAGGAGGAAGTTCAAATGGAATTGGACAATGAAAG AAGTGAGAGGCTGAAGCTGGAAGAAGAGCTGAAGGAATTGAATAGGGAGATTGCTGAGATGAGCTCTGAAAGTGGGGAGGCTGCAATACAGAAACTACAAGATGAAATCAAGGATGGCAAGGCAATTCTGAAATGCGGTGTGTGTTTTGACCGGCCAAAGGAG GTCGTAATCGTGAAGTGCTATCATCTGTTCTGCAATCCATGCATCCAAAGAAATCTAGAGATCCGGCATCGCAAGTGCCCAGCTTGTGGAACTGCATTTGGGCAGAACGATGTTCGATTTGTGAAGATATGA
- the LOC117916189 gene encoding E3 ubiquitin-protein ligase BRE1-like 2 isoform X2 yields MKEEANNLREVIDALHLKHKEYVDGIQTYVHSHSVDQSEIKRLAGELEESMAELEESRRKLVNLKMQKDVASVVHTPVQGAVNGSLSPEKHADRTMGFRELKDSVEETKILAADRLSELHEAQEDNLILSKQLQDLQNELKDDKYVYSSRPYTLLNDQLQHWNAEAERYKLLTDSLQADRAQVVRREKELNAKSELADAARSVIENDSKIEELELQLQKCLIEKNDLEVKMKEALQDSGRKDIKAEFHVMASALSKEMGMMESQLNRWKETAHEALSLREQVQSLKALLNKKTNEQKCLADKCEEQMVEIKSLKALIEKLQKGKLELQIFVDMHGQESYDNRDLMEIKESEHKAHMQAEVLRNALDEHSLELRVKAANEAEAACQQRLSAAEAEIADLRAKLDASERDVLELKEAIRIKDVEAEAYISEIETIGQAYEDMQTQNQHLLQQVTERDDYNIKLVSESVKTKQMQSFLLSEKQALAKQLQQVNNALESLKMRIAQSEEQMKVCLAEALKYTQEDRHLAVSLETAKWELADAEKELKWLKSALASSEKEYEQIQRKKEEVQMELDNERSERLKLEEELKELNREIAEMSSESGEAAIQKLQDEIKDGKAILKCGVCFDRPKEVVIVKCYHLFCNPCIQRNLEIRHRKCPACGTAFGQNDVRFVKI; encoded by the exons ATGAAAGAGGAGGCTAACAATCTGCGTGAGGTTATTGATGCTCTTCACTTAAAGCATAAGGAATATGTTGATGGGATTCAAACTTATGTTCACAGCCATTCGGTGGACCAATCTGAAATTAAACGCCTTGCAG GTGAGCTGGAAGAGAGCATGGCAGAACTTGAAGAAAGTAGAAGAAAGCTAGTTAATCTGAAAATGCAAAAGGATGTAGCATCTGTGGTGCATACCCCAGTTCAGGGTGCTGTAAATGGAAGCTTGTCCCCTGAAAAGCATGCAGACAGGACAATGGGTTTCAGAGAATTGAAGGATTCAGTTGAGGAAACAAAG ATACTGGCAGCTGACCGTCTTTCTGAGCTCCATGAGGCACAGGAAGATAATCTAATCTTGTCCAAACAGTTGCAAGATCTACAG AATGAATTGAAGGATGACAAATATGTGTATTCATCTCGACCTTATACTTTACTCAATGATCAGCTCCAACATTGGAATGCTGAAGCAGAACGATACAAATTACTGACAGATTCTCTCCAG GCTGACAGGGCCCAGGTTGTGCGAAGGGAGAAAGAACTGAATGCTAAATCAGAATTGGCTGATGCTGCCAGGAGTGTCATTGAAAATGACTCTAAAATTGAAGAGCTAGAACTCCAGCTGCAGAAATGtcttattgaaaaaaatgatcttGAGGTTAAAATGAAAGAAGCTCTTCAAGATTCAG GTAGAAAAGATATTAAAGCAGAGTTCCATGTAATGGCCTCGGCCTTGTCTAAAGAAATGGGAATGATGGAATCTCAGTTGAATCGGTGGAAGGAGACAGCTCATGAAGCACTTTCATTACGGGAACAAGTCCAATCATTGAAAGCTTTGCTAAATAAAAAG ACAAATGAACAAAAGTGCTTAGCAGATAAATGTGAGGAACAGATGGTGGAAATCAAATCTCTGAAGGCACTG ATTGAGAAGTTGCAAAAGGGAAAATTGGAACTGCAGATCTTCGTGGATATGCATGGACAAGAAAGTTATGATAACAG GGACTTGATGGAAATCAAAGAATCAGAACATAAAGCTCACATGCAAGCTGAAGTTTTGAGAAATGCTCTAGATGAACACAGTCTGGAACTGCGAGTGAAGGCTGCTAATGAAGCTGAGGCTGCTTGCCAACAAAGGCTTTCTGCTGCCGAAGCAGAAATAGCTGATTTAAGAGCCAAACTGGATGCTTCTGAGAG GGATGTTTTGGAGCTTAAGGAGGCCATTAGAATTAAAGATGTGGAAGCAGAAGCTTATATTTCGGAAATTGAG actATTGGTCAAGCATATGAAGATATGCAGACACAAAACCAACATCTGCTGCAGCAGGTGACTGAGAGGGATGATTACAATATCAAG CTGGTTTCTGAGAGTGTGAAGACAAAGCAAATGCAGAGTTTTCTACTCTCGGAGAAGCAGGCTTTAGCTAAGCAGCTTCAACAAGTCAACAATGCACTAGAATCTTTAAAAATGAGGATTGCCCAGAGCGAAGAGCAG ATGAAAGTTTGTCTGGCAGAGGCTTTAAAATATACTCAAGAAGACAGACACCTTGCAGTCAGCCTGGAAACCGCAAAGTGGGAATTGGCTGATGCTGAGAAGGAATTGAAGTGGCTGAAATCTGCTCTTGCTTCTTCCGAGAAGGAATATGAGCAGATCCAGCGGAAAAAGGAGGAAGTTCAAATGGAATTGGACAATGAAAG AAGTGAGAGGCTGAAGCTGGAAGAAGAGCTGAAGGAATTGAATAGGGAGATTGCTGAGATGAGCTCTGAAAGTGGGGAGGCTGCAATACAGAAACTACAAGATGAAATCAAGGATGGCAAGGCAATTCTGAAATGCGGTGTGTGTTTTGACCGGCCAAAGGAG GTCGTAATCGTGAAGTGCTATCATCTGTTCTGCAATCCATGCATCCAAAGAAATCTAGAGATCCGGCATCGCAAGTGCCCAGCTTGTGGAACTGCATTTGGGCAGAACGATGTTCGATTTGTGAAGATATGA
- the LOC117916191 gene encoding uncharacterized protein LOC117916191, which translates to MVGIAFDIITSPSSVNSSQVPSVSPFSVYREMLLCFVQPTFTSPSQYTIYSNFNSLNPTTLLPKTFLPGFGISPTKTLVYLRSRTPTGSTHASLLEAPVLWASRICVFYALLKAGLAGSQANPFVSDLESDGNGDGAGDLGFSKWLESFQRNPEKEASDKRKLVSKWHPTTKGTLRRNYRVPSKSEGRRLLKAIASLLSDDDHFIDGSSHKGCQIRRESAHGESVCCNNVRALFDELPTPHLIVEITPFPAGPLTENDYVKAEKLEKVLRSGPSV; encoded by the exons ATGGTGGGCATTGCCTTCGACATCATCACCTCTCCATCTTCTGTCAACTCTTCACAGGTACCGTCCGTCTCTCCATTTTCAGTTTATAGAGAGATGCTTCTCTGCTTTGTACAACCCACTTTCACATCACCTTCCCAATACACCATATATTCCAATTTCAACAGTCTCAATCCAACCACTTTGCTTCCAAAGACCTTCCTTCCAGGTTTTGGGATCAGTCCCACCAAAACATTGGTGTATTTGAGGAGCAGAACACCCACTGGTAGCACTCATGCTTCCTTGCTTGAGGCCCCTGTTTTATGGGCTAGTAGGATTTGCGTGTTCTATGCTCTTTTGAAGGCTGGTTTAGCTGGATCTCAAGCAAACCCGTTTGTCTCAG aTTTGGAAAGTGATGGTAATGGTGATGGTGCTGGTGATCTGGGGTTCTCTAAGTGGCTTGAGAGCTTTCAAAGAAATCCAG AAAAGGAGGCATCCGACAAAAGAAAATTGGTGAGCAAATGGCATCCTACAACGAAGGGTACACTTAGGAGGAACTACAGAGTTCCCTCCAAATCTGAAGGGCGACGTCTTCTTAAAGCCATTGCATCCTTACTGTCAGATGATGATCATTTCATAGACGGCTCTTCCCACAAG GGTTGTCAGATTAGGAGGGAAAGCGCTCATGGAGAAAGCGTCTGTTGTAACAATGTGAGAGCCCTGTTCGACGAGCTCCCAACTCCACACCTCATTGTAGAAATCACACCTTTTCCTGCTGGGCCTCTTACAGAGAACGATTACGTCAAGGCCGAGAAGCTGGAGAAGGTGCTGAGGTCTGGCCCTTCTGTTTGA
- the LOC117916188 gene encoding proline-rich protein 36-like yields the protein MTKVDQASAVESRRAQMTGTSTSPAATTSSSRISMFGAKSGFVIPKNKLSGSMVPIFRAGKKLGSSDGANEESTKTVQRKTKWGPDLTQDAAVRRGTALAYQTRVDQITLQLKSGVLEIGDNQDSSLVAQVPDQEFPSHQNNSEISELLELERREVIGEILKLNPSYKAPPDYKPLLKEARVPIPVKEYPGYNFIGLIFGPGSDTLKRLEKETGAKVQVYGNKADTGQKVEITPSDGIQSAHEELYLHISAETFEKVDAAVALIELLVTPVSGNPAAVSTTPTSVSGDNVNVHNQSQEVVPTTVVNPGVVQPVSGPSQTPPQGQFQYPGPWFPIGPPPIPMHPPSGFIPPSNPSAQILNNPPHLPSPSFSASNMPSLFGPRPSPAAGFGSVLRNPSPVPLRPQSSIQMLQRPYMPQANLPMLAQHPLSAQPNVSAPLPFPVNQATPLGPPTTGRPSMPLLPQSVPNLLSGPLPDRPITPAGSSTGWPRVPLGTPASLGPNQMVQMTTSMVPGVPRPVVASVAPPSNISAANMVSPVTFSSRPSAPQLPSTQQNRPITPPTFASVPPPQMGPSPTTPVSLPPAPVPPQMQPLTTPAPIPNPSPRPVLGSTPVPSSMPSSTPPTPLQFGIPSSVSGGIPSFTSVRPPPVATLIPQRPSSSDFTFQPHQPLNAVSQAVPMPSSQPTTQNPLPPKPIMQPPMAPQPPSFRVAMHNSTPPATMPPFLRPQVNNQMGPPHSQISAASFPGMPSSLSPMSAPLRPPAFQSPSSVAAAIPVPQRGPGNFNPVRQISNLPGPFPSRSGNAMQLQQNFPAPPARPGNPSAPNQHFGNMSFASPRPASGPHGAPQIYDPFSPTSVPRAPPQQGGNPAKLRKQENDPEYEDLMASVGVK from the exons ATGACGAAGGTTGACCAGGCATCTGCTGTTGAATCTCGGCGTGCTCAGATGACTGGAACGAGTACTTCGCCTGCTGCAACTACTAGTAGTTCAAGGATCTCCATGTTTGGAGCAAAGTCTGGGTTTGTTATCccgaaaaataaattatcaggCTCTATGGTTCCCATCTTCCGGGCTGGTAAAAAATTGGGAAGTAGTGATGGGGCAAATGAAGAAAGTACCAAAACGGTTCAGAGAAAAACTAAATGGGGCCCTGATCTGACACAGGATGCTGCTGTCAGAAGAGGAACAGCTTTAGCTTATCAG ACTCGGGTGGATCAAATTACACTACAGCTAAAGTCAGGAGTACTGGAGATTGGCGACAATCAAGATTCATCATTGGTAGCCCAGGTTCCTGATCAGGAGTTTCCCAGCCATCAGAATAACAGTGAG ATTTCAGAACTGTTGGAACTTGAAAGACGGGAAGTTATTG GTGAGATATTGAAGTTAAATCCAAGTTACAAAGCCCCACCGGATTATAAACCATTGTTGAAAGAGGCCAGAGTTCCTATCCCT GTGAAAGAATATCCTGGGTACAATTTCATTGGCTTAATATTTGGGCCTGGGAGTGATACTCTAAAGCGTCTAGAAAAG GAAACTGGAGCAAAGGTACAAGTATATGGTAACAAAGCGGATACAGGACAGAAG GTTGAAATTACTCCATCTGATGGAATCCAGAGTGCTCATGAAGAATTATATCTTCATATATCAGCCGAGACATTTGAGAAAGTTGATGCTGCAGTCGCGCTGATTGAATTGCTAGTCACTCCGGTTTCA GGAAATCCAGCTGCTGTTTCCACCACACCAACTTCAGTTTCTGGGGATAATGTGAATGTTCATAATCAAAGCCAGGAAGTGGTCCCTACTACTGTGGTAAACCCAGGAGTGGTGCAACCAGTGTCAGGTCCTTCACAAACTCCTCCACAAGGTCAGTTTCAATACCCTGGACCATGGTTTCCCATTGGCCCTCCTCCCATTCCAATGCACCCGCCTTCTGGCTTCATTCCCCCATCGAATCCTTCAGCACAAATTCTCAACAATCCTCCTCATCTACCATCACCGTCTTTCAGTGCTTCAAACATGCCTTCATTGTTTGGGCCTCGGCCATCACCAGCAGCTGGATTTGGCTCAGTACTCCGAAACCCATCTCCTGTTCCCCTCAGGCCACAGTCATCAATTCAGATGCTGCAGCGGCCATACATGCCTCAGGCAAATCTGCCAATGTTGGCTCAGCACCCATTATCGGCTCAACCTAATGTTTCAGCTCCTCTTCCATTTCCTGTCAACCAAGCCACACCTCTGGGACCACCAACAACTGGAAGGCCTTCAATGCCTTTGTTGCCTCAATCTGTACCAAACCTTCTTTCAGGACCACTACCTGACCGGCCCATAACCCCTGCTGGGAGCTCTACTGGATGGCCCAGAGTGCCATTAGGCACTCCAGCATCCCTAGGCCCAAACCAAATGGTGCAGATGACCACATCAATGGTTCCTGGAGTTCCACGGCCTGTTGTAGCATCTGTAGCACCACCATCAAATATCTCAGCAGCCAATATGGTATCACCTGTAACCTTTTCATCCCGGCCATCTGCTCCCCAATTACCCAGCACACAGCAGAACCGTCCCATTACACCCCCAACCTTTGCTTCTGTTCCACCACCTCAGATGGGGCCCTCCCCTACAACTCCAGTTTCTCTCCCTCCAGCACCTGTACCTCCACAAATGCAACCATTAACTACACCGGCACCAATTCCTAACCCATCCCCAAGGCCTGTATTGGGGTCCACTCCAGTTCCTTCATCAATGCCATCATCTACACCCCCAACACCTCTGCAGTTTGGGATTCCAAGTTCTGTTTCTGGAGGTATCCCTAGCTTCACTTCTGTAAGGCCTCCTCCTGTAGCAACTCTGATACCACAAAGGCCAAGTTCCAGTGATTTCACTTTTCAGCCTCATCAGCCACTTAATGCAGTCTCCCAGGCTGTTCCCATGCCTAGCAGTCAACCTACAACTCAGAATCCTCTGCCCCCTAAACCAATTATGCAACCTCCTATGGCACCGCAACCGCCATCTTTCAGGGTGGCCATGCACAATTCAACTCCCCCAGCCACCATGCCCCCGTTTCTGAGGCCACAGGTTAACAATCAGATGGGTCCACCTCATTCCCAAATATCTGCTGCATCCTTTCCTGGAATGCCATCTTCCTTGTCTCCCATGTCAGCTCCTCTCAGACCCCCAGCATTTCAAAGTCCAAGTTCTGTTGCAGCTGCAATTCCAGTCCCACAAAGGGGACCAGGGAACTTCAACCCAGTTCGCCAAATCTCCAATTTGCCTGGTCCTTTCCCTTCCAGATCAGGAAATGCTATGCAACTCCAGCAGAACTTTCCAGCTCCACCAGCTCGGCCAGGAAACCCATCAGCCCCAAATCAGCACTTTGGCAACATGTCCTTTGCTTCTCCTAGACCAGCCTCTGGCCCTCATGGAGCACCGCAAATATATGATCCATTCTCCCCGACTTCTGTGCCTCGTGCACCTCCGCAGCAGGGAGGTAATCCAGCAAAGCTGAGAAAACAGGAGAATGACCCAGAGTACGAGGACTTGATGGCCTCTGTTGGAGTAAAATAA